The Alkalihalobacillus sp. TS-13 genomic interval TTGGAGTCTTTTTTATTATAAGATGATCGCAATCAGACCGCCTGAACCTTCGTTAATGATTCTCTCTAAGGTTTCTTTCAATTTGTATCTGGCGTTTTCTGGCATCAACGAGATTTTTGCCTGAATACCTTCTCTTACAATCGAATTAAGTGATCGGCCGAATATATCTGAGTTCCAGATTGATAAAGGATCATCTTCAAAATCTTGCATCAAGTACCGAACCAGTTCTTCACTTTGTTTTTCTGTTCCGATGATCGGTGCGAATTCTGATTCTACATCGACTTTGATCATATGAATCGATGGTGCGACAGCTTTCAATCGAACACCGAACCTGGAGCCCTGGCGGATGATTTCCGGTTCATCTAAACTCATATCAGACAATGCCGGTGCTGCAATGCCATACCCTGTCTGTTTCACCATACGTAGGGCATCTGAGATTTGATCGTATTCAGACTTTGCATGGGCGAATTCCTGCATCAGTTGGAGGAGGTGATCCTTACCTCTGATTTCGACCCCTACCACGTCTTTCAAGATTTGATCGTACAAGTCATCTGGAGCATATAGATCGATTTCTGCAATCCCTTGCCCCATCTCGATACCTGCGAGTCGTGCTTCATCAATGAATTCAAAATCAGTAAAATTACCGACAACTCGATCGACATCACGTAATCGTTTGATATCTTTCACTGTTTCGCGAACAGACTCTTCATAGCTGTGTCTTAACCAGTGCTCATTGTTCAACACCATGACCCAGCTAGGAAGGTTGACATTGACCTCGAGTACCGGGAATTCATAAAGGACTTCTCTTAATACATTGTTTATATCATGTTCGGTCATACTCTCGACACTTAATGAAAGTACTGGAATATCATGTTCTTCAGCTAACTGCCTTCTCAACTTTTCCGTTTCCGGGTGATGTGGATGAACCGAATTGATAACCATGATGAATGGCTTTCCGACTTCTTTCAGCTCTTCGACGATTCTATGCTCGGATTCAACATAATCATAGCGTGGAATCTCACCGATGGATCCGTCGGTCGTCACGACCACACCTAGTGTCGAGTGTTCCTGGATGACTTTCCTCGTCCCGATCTCTGCTGCTTCATGAAACGGGATCGGTTCCTCATACCATGGTGTATGGATCATTCTAGGGCCATTTTCGTCCTCGTAACCTTTTGCGCTAGGAACTGCATAACCAACGCTATCAACTAATCGTATGTTCACTTCCAGACCTTCATCCACTTCAATTTTCACTGCATTGTTCGGGACGAATTTCGGCTCTGTCGTCATGATCGTTTTACCTGCTGCACTTTGAGGCAGTTCATCCTGTGCACGTGCTTTATCTGTTTCGCTCTCAATGTTCGGCAGGACGACGAGTTCCATGAACTTTTTGATGAAAGTCGATTTACCGGTTCGAACAGCCCCCACTACACCCAAATAAATATCGCCGCCAGTCCGTTCTGCGATATCTTTGAAGATATCTACTTTTTCCATTAGTTCCCCTCCCCATTCCAGAGTAGTGTTTGGGTAGTTATAGACAATATATGTCTATGGATGTTGTCCAATGAATATGACTGATTCTGCATTATTTTCAAAAATATCATTGCAAAAGATCAAAATTTATCTCTTACAAAGTCCTATAGGAAGAACATGCAGGAACTCATATTCGCCATCAGCTGCTCTCACCGTTCTCGATGATACTTCCTGTTGAACCATTTGATATTTTTGACGCACAAAAAAATCCCTCCCTTTCTACACTTTATTGGTAGAGAGGAGGGAACATACCTATTTTAGTAAAAAAACAGGTTCACCATCTTCAACAGTATAAGGAACAGAAAAGGCAGGGACGAATGGAGAATCTTCAACAAGGATATCTCTGATGTCATCACCCTTCTTATAGTTATGCTCCTTCTTTTCAAGAGCCTGATAGAGATCCATCGAATAATCAATATAGACATTATTCTTATTATCGACAATCAATGGAAGGTGATTTCCTGTAAATGGACTTTTGACTGTCGGTTGTTCTTTATAACCTAATTCTTTATGTTTCAAAGTATATCTTTCGTTTGCGAGAACTTTATCATATGGTGGATATTTATGCTTTTGGATATACAGTCTCAACTTCGTTTTATAATCCTTCACTTGTTCCACTGTTTCAAGGTCTACAAGTTTGACCTTCGGATCCTTTTCAACATCGAAAAGGACATATTGATAGACTCCTCCATTTTCATAAGAATTGCCTGGAGGCTCTTGCATGTAACGAGGAACTAGTTTCCCAAAATCAATAGGATATTTAACATATATAGGCGTACCTTGATCACGGTTTGCGATGGGTAGGACGCCATTATCTTTTCGGTATTCGATGACCGCATTTTGAACATTATTCAATTGATCTTCATAAGGAACTCGATTTTGTCCAAGCCTCTCTTCAGGATAAAGACATCCGGTAAGGAGAGTGAACACCAGAATAACTGACATCAATCGGATTAAAAGTTTCATTGTATCACCTATTTCACTGTGCTGTGGTATGTAAGCTAGTCCAAGATCAGTTTATGATCATACCGGGTACTGGACCGCTGAAGACGACCAGCAGGATCAGAATGCCAGCAGTGACCATGCAAACATACGCGAATAACGTGACGATGAATTTGAAGATTCCACTTAGTTTCGTACGACTCCATGTTATCGAAATGACGGCGAAAAACATCAAACCAATCGCGCCGAGTGCAATCCACATTTTCAATAAACCATCAGACATTTCCATACCTCCTTGATACCGGTATAATTATAGCACAATCTCATCCTTGTCCAAATGTAAATCTGATGAACATACGAAGGATTGTCCAAAATATGGGGGTAACTTCGTAAAGCTAGAGTGAAAAGTTATATATACATATTTCTTCTTATATTGAACATTCTTTTTGTTTTATGGACATTTCCCAGCTTTTATTGAACATTTCCCTTGATATATGTACATATTTACGTTTTTATCAACATTTGACGTTTATCGACATTTTCTGCTATTAATGCGAAGAGATATCCGCTCACACTTCAATAGCGATATTTAAGCGGAATTCGCGACACCCCTGCGGGAAAAGCGAGCCAGGCGAGATTTTGTGGTGAACGTCGAAGCCAGCATAAGGAAAGCCTCTAAGTGTTGAGATCCATGTGCAAATGAGCTAGGAAGGGAGTGAATTTCCTAGAAATCAGTATTTAATAAAAGCACAAATTAAAAGCTGAAGAAAAGGGCGCCCCTTTCTTCAGCAATGACTAAATAACTATTTCCCACTGCAGCTCAAACTGTCCATTCCATGCTAGTTTATGCAAGATTTATGGATACTGTATCGCTCAATCGCCTAATTTTCTAAACAATTATTTTTTGTTGAACATTTTCGCGATCGAGGTCATGTCCAGAGGGATATTATTATTTATGATCGCTTTCACAATCTGATCTTCTTTTTCCTTAGAAACTGGGACACCAGCCATACGAGAAACTTGTGAAATCAATTGTCTGATCGTTTTCTCATCACGTAAATTAGCACTTTGTACAGAATCTGCTAATTTGAAAATATCATCTTTTTTTACACCCGTCTTTTTCTCAATGTCATCCATGAAATTTCTGTCCATCGAAGTCCTCCTCACACGTAACATTCATAATATCCTATGCGAGATGAAAGACTTCGTGAGTTCTATTCAGGATTTAATTTTCATCGAGTGTATATCGATCTGAAAGCATAGCGCTTAAATCCTCAACTTCATGGGTACGGCTTCGTCTCATCAATGAATCCACTGCTTCCTTAGGAGTCTTGGAATCGAACAAGACCTGGTACAGCTCATTTGTAATCGGCAATTCAACGCCTTCCTTTTGTGCAAGCTGATAGGCCGCTTTCGTCGTTCTAACACCCTCGACGACCATTCCCATATTTTCAAGAACTTCCTCAAGCGAGTTGCCCTTCCCAAGCAGATTACCTGCCCGCCAGTTACGACTATGTACACTGGTACATGTAACGACAAGATCCCCGATGCCGGAAAGTCCAGCAAACGTCAATGGCTTAGCACCCATGAACGTTCCCAGTCTTGCAATTTCCGCTAATCCCCTAGTCAACAAAGCAGCTTTGGCATTATCTCCATATCCAAGACCATCAGAAAGACCCGCCCCCAGTGCAATGATGTTCTTCAACGAACCACCAAGTTCCACACCCACGATATCTGGATTCGTGTAGACACGGAAATTAGGATTAATGAACAAATCTTGAACTTCTTCTGCAGATTCCTTGTCCTTTGAAGAGACTGTGACCGTCGTCGGTTGTCTCAAGCTGACCTCTTCAGCGTGACTCGGTCCAGAAAGGACAACAACCGATTTTCTGAGCGTTTCTGGAATTTCGTCTTCGATCACCTCAGACACTCTGAATAATGTATCAGGTTCAATTCCTTTACTAGCATGAACAAGTGTAACTGGTTTCGTGAAGATCCCCTTCAATTGACCGAGAACTTCCCGGATTACACTAGTCGGTGTAACAAGCAGTACTGTGTCGGTATCTTTTACAGCATCCTTTAGATCGTTTGTCGCTACTAAATTTTCAGGGAGCTTGATGTCCGGCAGGTATTTGCTGTTCGTATGCTTCTCATTGATTTCTTCAACTTGTTCAGATCTACGAGCCCAAATCCGAACATCATGATCATTATCAGCAAGTACCAACGCAAGGGCTGTCCCCCAGCTCCCCGCTCCAATAACAGCAACTTTCTTCATCAACTGGTCACTTCCTTCTTTTGTCCAAGTTTACTTTCTGTTCCTTTTACGAGACGTTGGATGTTTTGTCTATGACGCCATAACGACAATAATCCGATTATGGTCGCCAATATTATATAGTTCGTATCATAGTCCCCGAATATCAAGGTAAGGACAGGTGTTAAAAACATGAAAATAAGTGAACCTAATGAAACATATCTTGAGATGGCAATCGTTAGAATAGCAACAATTCCAGAAATTAATGCTGGTATGAATACGAGTATCGCAAACACACCGATTGTCGTCGCGACACCTTTACCGCCCCTGAAACCATAGTAGACCGGCCAGTTATGCCCAATGATGGCAAATAAACCAGCAATAAAGGCAATCCATCCTTCGACACCGACAAGATAACTTAATAAAACTGCGACGATCCCTTTGGAAGCATCCAGAAGAAGAACAGTAATAGCAGGACCCCAACCTAATAATCGCAATGTATTGGTAGCACCAGCATTCCCGCTCCCTTGGGTACGAATGTCGATTTTCTTGATTTTCTTTGCAATCTGATAGCTGAAACTGATCGAGCCTATCAAATATCCAATAATACTGACTACGATAATGTTGACGAATTCCATGAGTTCCCCCTATTCATTTTTTCTACGAGCAATGATACGAATTGGAGTTCCTTTGAATCCAAATGCTTCACGGATACGATTTTCAATGAATCGTTTATAGGAAAAATGAAGCAGTTCCGGATCGTTGACAAACAAAACGAAGGTAGGCGGTTTTATCGCAACCTGTGTCACATAATTGATTTTAAGACGTCTTCCTTTGTCTGTAGGAGTCGGATTCATCATGACCGCATCCATCACAACATCGTTGAGGACGTTGGTCTTTACTCGCATTGCATGGTTTTCTGCAACGGTATTGATCATAGGCATGAGCGTATGAAGACGTTGTTTCGTCTGTGCAGAAACGAATACAATTGGTGCATAATCTAAGAATAAGAAGTGATCCCTGATTTTTTGTTCGAATTCACGCAGTGTCTTATCATCTTTTTCAATGGCATCCCATTTATTGACGACGATCAGGACTGCACGTCCAGCTTCATGGGCGTACCCAGCAATTTTCTTATCTTGTTCAATGATTCCTTCTTCTGCATTCAAAACGACGAGCACGACATCTGAACGGTCGATCGCTTTTAAAGCCCTTAATACACTATACTTTTCGGTGGACTCATATACTTTTCCTTTTTTTCGCATTCCTGCAGTATCGATGATCACGTATTCTTGACCATCACGTGTGAACTTTGCATCGATAGCGTCCCTTGTCGTTCCTGCAATATCACTGACAATTGCACGTTCTTTCCCAACAATTGCATTGACTAAAGATGATTTCCCCACATTCGGACGACCGATCAATGAAAATTTGATAGTAGATTCATCATAATCATCTATTTCATCTTTCGGAAAATGTTTGATGACTTCATCAAGCATATCCCCTAAACCAAGACCATGAGCACCAGAGATCGGTACTGGTTCACCGAAACCAAGTGAGTAGAATTCATACACTTCACTCATACGTTCTGGGTTATCGATTTTGTTTACCGCTAGGACGACAGGTTTTTTTGAGCGGAATAATATTTGTGCCACTTCTTCGTCAGCAGCGGTTATCCCTTCACGACCATTAACCATGAAAATGATGACATCAGCTTCATCAATTGCTATTTCTGCTTGCTGCCTCATTTGTTTCAATAACGGTTCATCACCAAGATCGATTCCCCCGGTATCGATGAGGTTGAATTCTATATTCAACCATTCCGCATAGCTGTAAATACGATCTCGTGTCACTCCAGGTTTATCTTCAACGATAGCTAAACGGTCTCCAATAATACGGTTGAATATCGTAGACTTTCCTACATTAGGTCTTCCTACAACAGCTACGACCGGTTTTTTTCGCATATGATCACTTCCTTTTCTGAGATGCAGCCGCTATGCAGCTGCACGTATATTCCGGTTTTGTATGTATGTTTGGTATATATACAAATGAACTCTTTGAATTTTAACTTTGTTAAAGCCATTGTTGATTTTAAAGGAATTTGCGACACTCCTGCGGGAAAGCGAACCAGGTGGACCCCACAATACCACGATTAATAAACATCTTCGAGTATAATAATGACCTTCGACTAATTACCACCACGTCCTGTGGTGAACGTCGAAGTCAGTACAAGTACGTCCTGCGCCTGCGGTTACTCGGTACAAAACTACAAGGGGATGGATTTAAGTCCGTGGGCTTGTGGTGACCGTCGAACGCTGAAAGGGAGTGAATTTCGTAAGAATCAACAATTTGAATCAACAGATTTAAAAATGTAAAAAGAGAACTTTTTCGACAAAATCAGAACTCATTTATTTTAGCAAAAAACTGATAGAGCCACAACATGAAGAAATTCAGATAGCCTTATTGAATATTTTCTTTTACATGCTTGACAGGCTTGTCAATCTTGACTTTCAATGTACTTGTAAATAGCTCATACAACGACCATAGATAAACAATCATGCACGAAAGACTGATAATATCAAGGAATATGAAAGAGCCGATCACATAATCCGGTGCGAGATCCTTGAATAATGTAATATAGGCGATTTCACCATGAGCATATCCCGATGTAAGTACTGACAACCTAACGTGAAAGTCTTTTGCCATGAGCAAGACGATCAGGGAAAGTGGAATGGCAATGAAAAAATTCAAATCGATGAAAATCCATACTGGGTCATATACCACTACAAAGTGCATTCCTACATAAGATATAGAAATGATAGAACTCATGAAAATGGAATACCAAAGCTCTCGGAATTTTTGCATTCCTAAGTAAGCATAGCTGATCAGGATAATGATAAATAGGGATAAATTGACAAGTTGTCCATCAAGGTCGAGCGTAATAGCAGAACAATAGATCAAAATTAAAAGCAATGCCGAAAACACGATCCTTTGTCTTGTTTTTGCTAGAAAGAATGTGCTGATCGTCCAACCCATCCACGCGAACCAGTAAAATAATGTGCCTTCCATACAAAGATCCCCACCTGAAATTCAATTCATATCTATTCAAAGTATGGAAAAAAGCTGTTGTTTCTAAACCCTACCCCTTAATGAATAGGATAAAGCAATTCCCGCAAAACTATCACTAAAGGAGTGATACAAGTGGGAAAAGATCGACAAGAGAGAAAGTTGAAGCAATCCAAACGTGTTGAAGCTGACCGGGACCAGAATATGCATTATGACGGAGCTTCAAAACTCGATACAGCTGAAGAAGCCAGAAGAGATAATCGAGAATAGAATTTTTAGGGGCTTTTCTAGATTGTAGGGTTTTTACTTATCTAATCTAAGAAGCAGTCCGATATAAAAAAGTGTCAGATCAAAAACACGAAATCCCCAATATGTTATTTAGTATGGAGAGACTCTATGCGAAAACAGCCAAATTAAAAAAGGCTGATCCCTTCTTCCCAGATGGAAGTGTGAGATCAGCCCCTGTTCTTATACTTATTTATACTTTTTCAGTTGGTCACCAATCATATCTCCGAGTGAAAAACCTGTATTTCCGTCAGTTTCTTTGTTGTACTCTGGATCGATTTTTGAAGGACGGTTTTCTTCCTCCAATGTAGCTCGGATACTTAAGGAAACTCTCTTCTCATCAGGGTTGATGTCCAATACTTTCACTTTAACTTTATCACCTTGATCAAGGACCTCGCTAGGTGTTCCGATATGCTTGTTGGCAATTTCAGAAATATGCACAAGCCCTTCTACTCCTGGTGCAACTTCAACGAATGCGCCGAAAGAAACGAGACGTTTCACTGTTCCTTCGACGACTTGACCTTTTTCAAGGACATCTCTTACATTGTCCCATGGTCCAGGTAGTGTTTCTTTGATGGAAAGTGAAATACGTTCGTTATCACGATCGACAGAAAGTACCTTGACTTTCACCGTGGCACCTTCATTAACGACTTCAGA includes:
- the spoIVA gene encoding stage IV sporulation protein A — translated: MEKVDIFKDIAERTGGDIYLGVVGAVRTGKSTFIKKFMELVVLPNIESETDKARAQDELPQSAAGKTIMTTEPKFVPNNAVKIEVDEGLEVNIRLVDSVGYAVPSAKGYEDENGPRMIHTPWYEEPIPFHEAAEIGTRKVIQEHSTLGVVVTTDGSIGEIPRYDYVESEHRIVEELKEVGKPFIMVINSVHPHHPETEKLRRQLAEEHDIPVLSLSVESMTEHDINNVLREVLYEFPVLEVNVNLPSWVMVLNNEHWLRHSYEESVRETVKDIKRLRDVDRVVGNFTDFEFIDEARLAGIEMGQGIAEIDLYAPDDLYDQILKDVVGVEIRGKDHLLQLMQEFAHAKSEYDQISDALRMVKQTGYGIAAPALSDMSLDEPEIIRQGSRFGVRLKAVAPSIHMIKVDVESEFAPIIGTEKQSEELVRYLMQDFEDDPLSIWNSDIFGRSLNSIVREGIQAKISLMPENARYKLKETLERIINEGSGGLIAIIL
- a CDS encoding DUF2768 domain-containing protein, coding for MSDGLLKMWIALGAIGLMFFAVISITWSRTKLSGIFKFIVTLFAYVCMVTAGILILLVVFSGPVPGMIIN
- a CDS encoding stage VI sporulation protein F, whose product is MDRNFMDDIEKKTGVKKDDIFKLADSVQSANLRDEKTIRQLISQVSRMAGVPVSKEKEDQIVKAIINNNIPLDMTSIAKMFNKK
- a CDS encoding NAD(P)H-dependent glycerol-3-phosphate dehydrogenase, producing the protein MKKVAVIGAGSWGTALALVLADNDHDVRIWARRSEQVEEINEKHTNSKYLPDIKLPENLVATNDLKDAVKDTDTVLLVTPTSVIREVLGQLKGIFTKPVTLVHASKGIEPDTLFRVSEVIEDEIPETLRKSVVVLSGPSHAEEVSLRQPTTVTVSSKDKESAEEVQDLFINPNFRVYTNPDIVGVELGGSLKNIIALGAGLSDGLGYGDNAKAALLTRGLAEIARLGTFMGAKPLTFAGLSGIGDLVVTCTSVHSRNWRAGNLLGKGNSLEEVLENMGMVVEGVRTTKAAYQLAQKEGVELPITNELYQVLFDSKTPKEAVDSLMRRSRTHEVEDLSAMLSDRYTLDEN
- the plsY gene encoding glycerol-3-phosphate 1-O-acyltransferase PlsY, whose amino-acid sequence is MEFVNIIVVSIIGYLIGSISFSYQIAKKIKKIDIRTQGSGNAGATNTLRLLGWGPAITVLLLDASKGIVAVLLSYLVGVEGWIAFIAGLFAIIGHNWPVYYGFRGGKGVATTIGVFAILVFIPALISGIVAILTIAISRYVSLGSLIFMFLTPVLTLIFGDYDTNYIILATIIGLLSLWRHRQNIQRLVKGTESKLGQKKEVTS
- the der gene encoding ribosome biogenesis GTPase Der, producing MRKKPVVAVVGRPNVGKSTIFNRIIGDRLAIVEDKPGVTRDRIYSYAEWLNIEFNLIDTGGIDLGDEPLLKQMRQQAEIAIDEADVIIFMVNGREGITAADEEVAQILFRSKKPVVLAVNKIDNPERMSEVYEFYSLGFGEPVPISGAHGLGLGDMLDEVIKHFPKDEIDDYDESTIKFSLIGRPNVGKSSLVNAIVGKERAIVSDIAGTTRDAIDAKFTRDGQEYVIIDTAGMRKKGKVYESTEKYSVLRALKAIDRSDVVLVVLNAEEGIIEQDKKIAGYAHEAGRAVLIVVNKWDAIEKDDKTLREFEQKIRDHFLFLDYAPIVFVSAQTKQRLHTLMPMINTVAENHAMRVKTNVLNDVVMDAVMMNPTPTDKGRRLKINYVTQVAIKPPTFVLFVNDPELLHFSYKRFIENRIREAFGFKGTPIRIIARRKNE
- a CDS encoding YpzI family protein, with amino-acid sequence MGKDRQERKLKQSKRVEADRDQNMHYDGASKLDTAEEARRDNRE